A single window of Pyrus communis chromosome 10, drPyrComm1.1, whole genome shotgun sequence DNA harbors:
- the LOC137748980 gene encoding UPF0481 protein At3g47200: protein MVAVFNKELLSWYLITVKLRETVESGIAKTSTSTNRSIELPQQHVHHQQQQPSEPLQIVIQNGCDQKFEEGPKSPESEWMINIKDKLDQAGQDDAASSWAKHCIYKVPHYLREGDDKAIVPQIVSLGPYHHGKRRLRQMDRHKWRSLHRMLKRTNQCIELYLNSIKEVEEKARACYEGPAAMGLSSNEFVEMMVLDGCFVLELFRGVGEGFKQLGYPRNDPIFAMRGTMHSIQRDMIMLENQLPLFILDRLLGLQLGDPEQKGLVAKLALRFFDPLMPTDEPLTKSDRNKLESSLAYATTFDPLSEQGGLHCLDVFRRSLLRTGLQAVPRVWIKRWSHSNRVADKRRQQLIHCVTELREAGIKFKKRKTDRFWDVKFENGILKIPRLLIHDGTKSLFLNLIAFEQCHLDCSNDITSYVIFMDNLINSPHDVGYLHYCGIIEHWLGSDDEVADLFNRLCQEVVFDINDSYLSRLSADVNRYYDHRWNAWRASLKHNYFSNPWAILSFIAAVVLLFLTFAQTFYGVYGYYRPPN from the coding sequence ATGGTTGCTGTGTTCAACAAGGAGCTCCTGAGCTGGTACCTCATTACAGTCAAACTCCGAGAAACAGTGGAATCCGGAATTGCGAAGACTTCTACTTCCACAAACAGATCAATTGAACTGCCACAGCAACATGTTCATCATCAGCAGCAGCAACCATCTGAGCCACTCCAAATTGTGATCCAAAATGGTTGTGATCAGAAATTTGAAGAGGGACCCAAGTCGCCGGAATCCGAGTGGATGATCAACATCAAAGACAAACTTGATCAGGCCGGCCAGGACGACGCGGCGAGTTCGTGGGCAAAGCACTGCATTTACAAAGTCCCACATTACTTGAGAGAAGGTGATGATAAAGCCATTGTGCCTCAGATTGTGTCCTTGGGGCCTTACCATCACGGCAAGAGGCGTCTTCGCCAAATGGACCGCCACAAATGGCGGTCGCTTCATCGGATGCTGAAGCGGACAAACCAGTGCATAGAGCTGTATCTTAATTCTATAAAAGAAGTTGAAGAAAAGGCTCGAGCTTGCTATGAAGGGCCAGCTGCAATGGGGCTCAGCAGCAATGAGTTCGTCGAAATGATGGTGCTTGACGGTTGTTTTGTGCTCGAGCTGTTTCGCGGCGTTGGTGAGGGATTTAAGCAACTAGGTTACCCTCGAAATGATCCCATATTTGCAATGCGTGGCACAATGCATTCGATTCAGAGGGATATGATCATGCTTGAGAATCAGCTTCCGCTTTTCATTCTTGATCGGTTATTAGGGCTGCAGTTGGGAGATCCTGAGCAGAAAGGACTTGTAGCTAAGCTAGCACTTCGGTTTTTCGATCCATTGATGCCAACTGACGAGCCATTGACAAAGAGCGATAGGAACAAACTCGAGTCATCACTTGCATACGCAACCACCTTTGATCCGCTGTCTGAACAAGGTGGCCTTCATTGTCTTGACGTGTTCAGGCGAAGTCTATTGCGCACGGGGCTTCAGGCTGTGCCGAGAGTTTGGATCAAGAGATGGTCACACTCGAATCGGGTTGCAGATAAACGGAGGCAGCAGTTGATTCATTGCGTTACGGAGCTACGGGAGGCTGGGATCAAGTTCAAGAAAAGGAAGACGGATAGGTTTTGGGACGTGAAATTCGAGAATGGGATTCTTAAAATTCCCAGGCTCTTGATCCATGATGGTACCAAGTCTCTCTTCCTCAATCTGATTGCGTTCGAGCAGTGTCATCTGGATTGCAGCAATGACATAACATCCTACGTGATCTTCATGGACAACTTGATCAACTCTCCACATGATGTAGGGTACCTCCATTATTGTGGAATAATTGAGCACTGGCTTGGCAGCGACGATGAGGTTGCTGACCTCTTTAACCGCCTCTGTCAAGAGGTGGTTTTCGATATCAACGACAGTTATCTCTCCCGACTGTCAGCGGATGTGAACCGCTACTACGACCACAGGTGGAACGCTTGGCGTGCCAGCTTAAAACACAACTACTTCAGCAATCCCTGGGCCATCCTCTCCTTCATCGCCGCTGTCGTGTTGTTGTTTCTCACCTTCGCACAGACCTTCTATGGAGTCTACGGCTATTACAGGCCGCCGAACTAA